The sequence CTACCTGCAACGCGTGCTCGGCGCCGGACCGGCGAGAACCGGGCTGGACTTCCTGCCGTTCGCGCTCGGCGTGGTGGCCGGCTCGGTGCTCGCCGTCAAGCTCGGGTACCGGTTCACGCCACGCACCCTGCTGATCGCCGGCGCGGCGCTGACCGCGACAGGGTTCGCCTGGTTCGGCCTGATCAGCCCGGGCGGCGCCTTCGTCACCGACGTCCTCGGGCCGTCGATCGTCGCCAGCGTCGGCTTCGGGCTCTGCCTCGGGCCGGTGGTCTCCACCGCGACCGCGGGCGTCGCGCCCCGCGAGGCCGGCACCGCGGCGGGCCTGCTCAACAGCTCGCGTCAGATCGGCGCCTCGCTCGGCCTGGCCTCGCTCGGCACCGCGGCCCAGCAACGTACCGGCGGGAGCGTCGCACCCGAAGCCCTCAACCGCGGCTACGCGCTCGGTCTGACGCTCGGTGCCGCGCTGCTGGCCGCCGCGGTCCTGATCGCCCTCACCGTCCTGCGCCCGGCCGGGCCGAAACCCTCGGCGGCGGCCACCCAGGGCGCCGAGCCCGCCGGGCAGGCCGGACCGGTCGGGCGCTAGAGCCGCCGGGCCGGCTCCTTACGGGGCGGGCCCGGCACCGGCGCGGCCGGCTACACCGTCGCGATCGCCGGGTCGCTCACACCCGGGCGGCCGTTCTCCACGTGCCCGGCGAAACGGCGGGTGAACGCGGGGTCGTGGTCGGACAGCACCGTCACGTCGTACCAGCGGCCGGAGCGCGCGAGGTCCAGCCGGTGGCTCTCGCGGCGCCCGGCCCGGACCACGAGCATCCGCTGCTTCCCGTCGTACGCGTTGCGGACCGTGAAGCGGAGGTCGGTGTGCCCGGAGTTGGTGAGGGTCAGCTCGACCTGCCCGGTGAGGGCGTCGTGCCGGGCGGTCACCTCGGCGCCGGTGCGGTGCGCGGAGCCGCCGAAGGCGCGCAGGAAGCCGGCCGGACCGTGCACGGTGAGGTCGTACTCCCCGCCGGAGGTGCCGGTGTCCCAGTGCCCGGAGACGGTGTGCCCCGCGCCGGTGGTGTACGTCCAGGGCCCGTCGGTGCGGTTGCCGGAGGTGACGTGGAAGCAGGCGCCCGCGCCGGTGCCGCCGCCGAAGGTGAGGGTGATCCGCGCGTCGGACGCGGTCACGGCGGCGTCGGTGCGCGGCGCGTAGGGCAGCGGCCTGGTCGGCCGGGAGCCCTTCTCCTGGCGGGGCAGCGCCTGGTGGGCGGGCGGCACCGGTACGTAGGAGTCGTGCCGGTCGGAGTCCGGCGGCTGGTAGCCGTCGGTGCCGGGCAGGTGCGCGGGCCGGTCGTGCGTGAGGGAGAAATCGAACGCGGAGGTGAGGTCGCCGCAGACGGCGCGCCGCCAGGGCGAGATCTGCGGCTCGCGCACGCCGAACCGCCGCTCGATGAAGCGGAGGACCGAGGTGTGGTCGAACGTCTCGGAGCAGACGTAGCCGCCGGTGCTCCACGGCGAGACCACGATCATCGGCACCCGCTGGCCGAGGCCGTACGGGCCGGGCGCGTAGGTGGCGTCGCCCGGGAAGAGTTCGAGCGAGGTGTCGACGGTGGAGGCGCCCTGCCCGGGCGCGGCGGCGTACGGCGGCACGACGTGGTCGAAGTAGCCGTCGTTCTCGTCGTAGGTGATCAGCAGCGCGGTCCTGCTCCACACCTCGGGGTCGGAGGTGAGCGCGTCGAGCACCTGGGAGATGTACCAGGCGCCGTAGTTCGCGGGCCAGTTGGGGTGCTCGGAGAACGCCTCGGGGGCGGCGATCCAGGACACCTGCGGCAGCCGGCCGGCCTTGACGTCGGCGCGCAGCACGTCGAAGAAGCCGTCGCCCGCCTTGGCGTTCGTGCCGGTGCGGGCCTTGTCGTACAGGGGGTCGCCGGGCTTCGCGTCGCGGTACTGGTCGAAGTAGAGCAGCGAGTTGTCGCCGTAGTTGCCGCGGTAGGCGTCCTCGATCCAGCCCCAGCCGCCGGCCGCGTCGAGGCCGTCGCCGACGTCCTGGTAGATCTTCCAGGAGACGCCGGCCTGCTCCAGCCGCTCGGGGTAGGTGGTCCAGCCGTAGCCGAGTTCGGAGTTGTCGACGACCGGGCCGCCGCCCTTGCCGTCGTTGCCGGTCCAACCGCTCCACAGGTAGTAGCGGTTGGGGTCGGTGCCGCCGATCAGCGAGCAGTGGTAGGCGTCGCAGACGGTGAACGCGTCGGCGAGCGCGTAGTGGAACGGGATGTCCTCGCGGGTCAGATGGGCCATCGTGGCGGCGGACTTGGCCGCGATCCACTGGTCGTAGCGGCCGCCGTTGACCGCGGCGTGGCTGCCGGTCCACTCGTGGTTGAGGCCCTCGATGAACTTCATCCCCAGGTCCCCCGCGTCCGGGTGGTACGGCAGGACCTCGCCCGCGCCGGCGCCGGTGCCGTCCGGCTGGTGCCACACCGACTTGCCGCTGGGCAGCGTGACCGGGCGGGGGTCGCCGAAGCCGCGGACCCCGCGCAGCGAGCCGAAGTAGTGGTCGAAGGAGCGGTTCTCCTGCATGAGGACGACGATGTGCTCGACGTCCTCGAGGGTGCCGGTGCGGCGGCCGGCCGGGATGGCGGCAGCCCGGGTGATGCTGCCGGACAGCGCGGAGAAGCCGGCGGTGGCGCCCGCGATCTGAAGGAAGCGGCGCCGGTTGAGTTCGGTCATGGCTCGCGAGACCTCTTTGGCTCGGGGCGGAGGTGTGCCGCGGTATCCGGTCGCGGCAGCCCGGTCGGGTCCGTCCCAGACCACCGAGCGCCGGCGAAGGGCGGGTGTCGCCCGCGTGGCGCGCCGAGGTACGGACCGCGAACAGCCCTGCCCGCGGCGGCTGATGGGGCGCGCGGGCACGGGGGTGTCCGGGCGTCGGGGCGAGTTACGGGGGTACGGGACGGTTCGGTCCGGGCGCGAACCGGACGTTCTTCGGGCTCCACAACCACGTCGGGAGGTGCGGCGGTGGGTGCGGGAGGACGGTTGCGTCACAGCAGACTCGACCTGGCGTGCGGCCCCTCCGCCGTCCACGTCGCCCCCATCCGCCAAAGAGGCCCCCTCCAAAGGAAGGGGCCTACGTGCGACGCACAGCCGGCAACGCTTCTTTGGGGTGTCAGACTCCCAGGGTCGGGAAGCGACCTTCAACGACCGCGTCCACGAAGGTCTGCCACTGCTCGGGCCGGAACGTGAGCGCCGGCCCCGTTGGACAACCGGGGGCCGGCGCCTCCGACATGTGCTCAGGCGAGCAGGTCCTTCTGTCCGGCCTGCACGCTTGCTGTGAACAGCTCGTAGTCCCGACGGGAGACGATCAGGACCTTGGCGTCGGGGTCACCCACGTCCACGGAGTCGCGCAGCGCCACCACCCCGTCCACGAAGGCGACCTCCAGGCAGTTGTTGCCAGCATTGGACATGTCGCTCTTGGCCCAGGTGGCGTTGGTGAGATCGACCTGCTTGTTCATGCGTAGTAGTCCTTGATCAACTCGTGGATGAAGCGGCGCGAGGCCGGGCCGTCGAGGGACCGGGAGCGGAGGTATTCGAGGGCCGACTCGTACCTGCCCACGTCCCCATCCTCCTCCAGGTAGACGGAGGTTGTCATCGTCTCAATGACGGCAACCGGCGGTCCCACCGGGAAGTGTAGGAGCTGGAACGGACCGTTCATGCCTGCGTGTGCGCCAGACCCGAAGGGGAGCACCTGTATCACTACGTGGGCGTGCTCCTCGGTCACATCCAGGAGCCGTTGGAGCTGCGCGCGCATCACGTCCGGGTCGCCGATCACGCGTCGCAGCGCCGCCTCGTCAAGGACACAGGACACGCTGAGTGGTGTCTCGCGCGCGAGCACCGCTTGCCTCGCCATGCGGAGATCCACGAAGCGGGCGATCTCCCGCTTCGACGGCCACTGCTGACTCTGCTCGACGACAGAGGCCGCGTAGTCCCTGGTCTGGAGCAGGCCGGGCACCATGGTCAGGTAGGACTCGGCCTTCGACGCCATCCCTTCGAGGTGCAGAAAGTCCTCGAACTCGTCGGTCTGGATCGCTTCCTTGTACTCGTCCAGCAGGTTCGTCCGCTTGCCCGAGGCCGCGAGGGACGCCATCACCTTGATCTTCGTGCGAGTCTCTTCCGAGTCGACGCCGTAGATCTCGAAGAAGGCGGTCAGACCGAGGCCGGAGACACGTTGCTTGCCGTTCTCGATCTTGCTCAGCGCAGGCTTCCCCGCGAGGCCAAGCCGGTCCGCGGCCTCCTCCATCCCGAGTCCCGCGGCTGTCCGCAGCGACCGCAGGGCCGATCCGAGCCTGCGTCGGTGCACGTTGGGCCTTGCTTCCGCCATCGGCCTGCCTCTCTTGTGTCGGTTGCAGGGTAGCGCCGCCAACGTTGCTGGCATATGCCAATTTTCAAGTCGGAAACCAACTTTTCCGGATCAGGTTGCCAGAAACGTTGCTCATACTTCACAGTTGCATCCAGGCGCTCGCAACTCAGCGTACGGTAATCGTCATTTCCTGTTACCACCGCGTGCGCCCCTCAACTCGTGAACCGGTGAGAGGTGTTGGCCATGGCGCCCAGTTTCCGTCGAAGCAGGCTGGACTTGGCGTGCGAACCCTCCGCCGTCGGCCGCGCTCGGAGCCACGTCGGAGACACGCTCACGCGCTGGCGGCTCCCCAAAGACGTGGTGTTCGACGCTGCGACCGTGGTCACCGAGCTGACGAGCAACGCCGTTCGCCACGCGGGGAGTTGCGCCGATCCGTTCGACGCCGGGCAGGTCCGCCCGTCGACCGTACGGCGGTGCGCCCTGACCCTGTGGCTGACCAACACGCGCCTGTACCTGGGAGTGTGGGATCAGAGCCTTGCCCGCCCGGTGCTGCAGCCCATCTCCCTCGAAGCCGAGGGCGGACGCGGCCTCCAGGTGGTGGCCGGTCTCTCCGAGGGGCAGTGGGGCACCGCGCTGACCCGGCCCGAAGGAAAGTTCGTGTGGGCCGCGCTCCCTCTCCCCACTGGGTATCGCCGTCCCACGGCACGGGACAGCTCGCCATCGCGAGCTTCGTCGTGGCGGTGAGCGCGTGAGGACCGTTGCCGCTTCACCGCCCCCGATCCGGCACCCCCGGCCAGGCCGGCCGACGCCTGACCGCGCCGCGCCACCCTCCGATTCCACCGCCCGACCACGAACAGGAACCCCGCACCATGAACGCGGTCCCCTCATCCAGCGCCTTACCCGACCCCGCTACCCCGCAGAAGTCGACGCCGACCCGGCGGTGGGCGATCACCACCACCACCGGCGAAACCGCCATCGGCCATCTGCCGGCCTGGGCCAGCACCGACCCCAGCGAACACGACGTGCCCCCAAACCAGTTGGCCGCGCGCCTGGCCGACATCAACCACCACGTCCGCTTCCCCGGAGAGATCCTGCGCGTCTACTCCCCCGCCAACCCCGAACGGCACCCGACGCCCGTGGAAGTCCTCCACACCAGCATCGACTGCAACCCCTACGCACCCGACCCCGAACCCTGTATCCCCATCGCCAACCTCCACCTGGCCGGAGAGTACTGGCTCACCGATCTCGGCCCCGAAGAACTCGGCCACCTCGCAGACGGTCTCCGCGCCCTGGCCGACCGCCTCGATCACCAGGTCCGCCCCACACTCATCGCCGCCCGCTCCGACTGGACCGGCTACCAGTCCCGCTCCACAGGCACCCACCGGTGAAGGCCCACGTGACGAAACCCAGCACTCCGGCGCCGCTGTTCGCGAACAGCGAGGCGACCGCCCGCGCCCTGTACGCCCACCAACTCGCCGTGCTGCGCGCGAAGGCCGGACTCACTCTCACCGAACTGTCCGACCAGTGCCACTACGAACAGTCCTACCTGCACCGACTGGAGACCGGGGGACGACTGGGCACCCTCGACGTCGCCCTCGCCCTGGACCGCTTTTACCACACCGGCGACCTCCTGGTCCGACTGTGGCACCTGGCCAAACGTGAAGCCAAACAGGTCGCGGCCGGCGGCATCGCCAGCCTCGAAGCCACCGCCACCACCATCCAGGAATACGCCCTCACCGCCATCCCCGACCTCCTCCTGGCCCCCGCCTACGCCAAGGAGCAACTCGCCGCCACCGGCCCCCACCACCTCCGGGCACTCAACGCCCGCCTCGAAGAACTCCGGCTGCGGCAGGCCCGGTTGACCGCCACCGCGTCCCCGCCGGTCCACTACCGCGCCATCCTCGACGAGATCGTGCTCCAGCACGCGGTTCACCACCCCACCACCTGGGCCGATCAGCTCGACCACCTGATCACCGCCGCCCAACACCCCGCCGTCGCCCTCCACATCCTCCCGCTGGGCGGCGGTCCGCGCGTCCTCCACGGCCCCCTCCAACTCCTCTCCTTCCGCGTCGGCCGTCCCCTCGCCCACGCCCACAGCACGCTCACCGGCCACCTCACCGACGACCCCGACGACGTCGAACAACTCCGCCAGAGCTACGACAACCTACGCGACACCGCCCTGACCCCCACCCAGACCCTCACCCACCTCCACGCCCTCCGCACCACCAACGCGACCGCGTCCACGTCCACCGCACCGCCACCGTGACCACGTCCACGTCCTGAACAGCCCGCCCCGGGCGCCGCGACCGGCCCGTCACCGTGGGTTCCGTCGCCGTCCGGCAAGGCGCCGTTCAACTGCCCGTCGCCGCCGGGCGGGAGTCTGCCCGATGTCACCGCGCCGTACCGGTGGCACCGGCACCGCTCAGCACCTCCACGCACCGCATCCGCGCCAAGGAGCCATGATGGTCGCACAGTTGGACCCGCTGGACCCGTCCGAGCCGTCGTCGTCCGAGTCCTCGTCGGAGTCCTCGTCCGGTCCGCGCATCGGCCGCCGGACCGCGGTCGGCCTGCTCGGCACCGCGGGTGCCGCCGCGGTGGCCGCACCGCTGCTGACCGCGACGCCGGCCGCCGCGTCGGCCCCGGGCAGCGCGCCGGCAGGTGCCCCGGCGGGTGCCCCGGCCTTCCACCCGTCGCCGGACGCAGGCGGCGCGCCGCCGGTGCAGGGCCTGCACCTGACGTTCGGCAAGGACCCGTCCACCCAGATGGTGGTCTCCTGGCTGACCGACGCCCCGGTGAAGCGGCCCCGGGTGATGTACGGCACGCTCGACCACGGCCTCGGCTCGGGCGCCGACGCGGTCACCCGCGTCTACGCCGACGGCAAGTCCGGCCGGAAGGTCTACGTCCACCACGCGGCACTGAACCGGCTCTCCCCCGGCAAGCAGTACTTCTACGTCGTCTCGCACGACGGTGCCACCCCCGACAGCGGCACCTTCGCCACCGCGCCGCGCGGCCGGCAGCCGCTGACCTTCACCAGCTTCGGCGACCAGTCGGCGCCGCAGGTCACCTGGGCGGCCGACGGCACCGTGGCGCTGGACGCCAACTCCACGCCCGCCACGAAGGACATCGTCACCGGCATCGAGCAGGTCGCGCCGCTGTTCCACCTGCTCAACGGCGACCTGTGCTACGCCAACCTGGACCTGGACCGGGTGCGGACCTGGAACAACTTCTTCACCAACAACACGCGTTCGGCCCGCTTCCGGCCGTGGATGCCCGCCGCGGGCAACCACGAGATCGAGTCGGGCAACGGCCCGATCGGACTGGGTGCCTACCAGACGTACTTCGCGCTGCCGTCGACCGAGACCGACGCCGAACTCGCCGGCCTGTGGTACGCGTTCACCGCCGGCTCGGTGCGGGTCATCGTGCTCCAGAACGACGACAACTGCCTCCAGGACGGCGGCGACCTCTACATCAACGGCTACTCCGGCGGACGCCAGCTCGCTTTCCTGGAGCGGGAGTTGAAGGCCGCCCGGGCGGACCGCGAGATCGACTGGGTGGTCGTCGCCATGCACCAGGTGATGATCTCCTCCTCCGACGCCAACGGCGCCGACCTGGGCCTGCGCGCCAAGTACGGCCCGCTCTTCGACCGCTACCAGGTCGACCTGGTCGTCTGTGGGCACGAGCACAACTACGAGCGGTCGCTCGCCGTGCGCGGCGTCGTCAGCGGCAGCGAGACGCTGACCCCGAACCCGGCGTCCACCCGCACCGACGACATCGACACGGGCCTGGGCACCGTGCACATGGTGCTCGGCGGCGGCGGTGTCTCCGGCACCACCAACCAGTCCTTCTTCAAGGACGGCACCGCGAAGGTCCTGACGGCGGTGGCCGACAGCCGTCCTGAAGGCGGCAAGCGCGCGCCGACCTACGTCAAGGAGGAGGCGGTCTGGACGGGCGTGCGCGACATCGAGCACCCGTACGGTTTCGCGGCCTTCACCGTCGACCCGGGCCGCTTCCCCGGCGACACCACCCGCCTGCACGTCACGTACTACAACGTGGACAAGCCCGCCGGCGAGCTCTCGGTCTTCGAGAAGTTCACGCTGCACCGCAAGCGGTCCGACGCACGTCGCTGACGGCACCCGGTCCACCCGGGCGGCACGGTCCGCCCGGGTGGCACGCTCGGGGTCACCCGACACGCTGCTTGTACGGCACACCACCACGCACGGCGCGGTGAACTACGATCCGCGGTGGGCGGCCGGGTGGACGGCGGCCCACCCACCCCTGGCCCACCCACGCAGGAGGCGTTACGTGGCCGACAGCGAATACCGCGTCGAGGTCGACGGCGCACGCGTGCTGACCCCGCGGCTGATCCTGCGGCCGTGGCAGGACGACGACGCCGCGGGCGCCCTGGCGGTGTACGGCGCCGACGAGGTGACCCGCTGGCTGGCCCCGGCGATGACCCGCACCCCGGACACCGAGGCGATGCGCGACCTGCTCGGCTGCTGGCGGGCCAACTGCGAGGAGATGGAGCCCCCGGCAGGGCGCTGGGCCGTCACCCGCCGCGACACCGGCGAGCTGGTGGGCGGCGCGGCCCTGCTCCCGCTGCCCCCGTACGGCGTGGACCTGGAGGTCGGCTGGCAGCTCGCCCCCACCGCGTGGGGCCAGGGGTACGCCTCGGAGGCCGGGCACGCCGTGGCGCACTACGCGTTCGAGGCGGGCGCCGACGAGATCTTCGCCGTCGTCCGCCCCCGCAACGAGCGCGGTGCCGCCACCGCCCGGCGGGTCGGCATGGAGTGGGTCGGCGAGACCGAGAAGTACTACGACCTGCGGCTCCAGGTGTACCGCCTGCGCAAGGCCGAGTTCCCGCCGGCCCCCGCACCGCTCATCGCCGAGTAGCCCGCACCCGGGCGCCCGTACGACCCCGGCGGTCGTGCGGCGGCGGTGCGGCGGTCGCGGACCCGGGGCGGACCCGGCGCGGGAGCCGGGCGAAATGCGGGAGAGCCGCGCGGACCCCTGCTGTTACCGTACGAGGGCCGGCCGCGGGACTCCGGTGCGACTTCCGGAACCTGCCTGTAAAGCAATGATTCGCAGCTCGCGCCCTCACACCCCGGCCGGCGTCCGTCGCCATGGAGGGGGTGCGCGGTGCCGGCTGCGCCGGAGGGCCTGGTGGCCGCCGAGGACGTGCTGCTGTTCGTGAACGCGGCGGTCACGGCGACCGGCCAGCGCGAGTTCCACAGCGGAGCGGACCGGCAGCGGATGTCCCTGGACTTCCTGCACGCGTACATGCTCGGCAACTACCGGGAGTTGTACGCGGCCGCCCTCGCGCTGGGCGTCAACGACCACAACGCGGCGCTGATCGTCCGGCACCTGCTGGAGACCGCGGGCGAGGCGGGCCCCGAACAGCGCCGTACCGAAGGCGCGTTGATTGCCCGGCGGCTCGAACTGCTCCCGCCGCAGCGGGTGTACGCCCTGTTCGCCGAGCTGCGCGCGGCCCGGGTGAACAACCGCCGTACCCGGGCGATCATCCGGGACTGGCTCGCCACGCGGCCCGACCCGGCGTTCGACGCGGTGAAGTACCGCGCGGGGGTGAAGAGCGCCCTGCGCCACGCCCATCTGCCTTCGGCCACCGAGGAGTTGGGGCCGTTCCTGTTCGCGCCGCGCAGCCGCGCCCGATTCGGCCACCCGCTGCTGGACGCGCGCCGCCGGGCCCGCTACGAGCAGGCGGCACTCTACGAGCTGCCGTTCACCGTCGCGGAGGGGTTCGCGGCGCGGCACGGCATCGCCCGGGAGGTGTTCCTGGAGCGGATCGCGCCAAGGCTGACCCGCCTGGAGCGGCTGCGCCTGCAGGAGTCGGCCAGGCGCGCCGGCGCCGAGGCGGTCCGCACCGACCTGGCCCGGATGCCGCTGACCCGGCTCGCCTCCTACGTCCTGGGGCTGCCGGCCCCGGACCGGGTGGAGCGGCGGGCCGAGCTGACCGCCGCCCTGACCGCCGCCGCGCGCCGTACCGCCGGTGCGCGGGCCGGGAGTTGGGGCCGGGTGACGGCGGTGCTCGACGACTCGTACTCCGCGTACGCGTCCGGCCAGAAGCGGCGCCGGCCGCTGGCGGTCGCGCTCGCCGCGCACTTCCTGCTGGCGGCGCTGGCCGGTTCGTACCGGGCGCTGTGGACCTCGGGCCGTACGGACGCGCTGCTGGCCCGGCCGCAGGGGCCCACCCCGCTCGGCGCCCGGCTGCTGGACGCGCTGGAGACCGGGCCCGACCTGCTGCTGGTGGTCTCCGACGGTTTCGACAACGCGCCGCCGGGCCTGGCCGCGGAGGTGCTGCGGGTGTGGCGCACCCGTATCGACCCGGCCGGCCGTACCGACGTGGTCCACCTCAACCCGGTGTACGACGCGCGGGAGTTCGAGGTGCGCCGGCTGTCCCCCGCCGTGCCGACCGCGGGCATTCGCGACGCGGAGGACCTGCCGGCGCTGGTCGAGCTGGCCGCGTTCGCCACCGGGCGCACCGGGTTGCCGCGGCTGCGGGCGCACCTGGACGCGAGGGTCGCGGAGTTCCTGGCGGCGGCGCCCGAGCGCGTCCCGCCCGCGCCCGCCGTCGGGGCGACCGGGACCGCCGGGGGCACGGCATGAGCGGCACCTTCCGGCTGGACCTGGCCGGCCTCGAACCCGGCCCCGCCCAGGTGTGGGGCGGCGTCCGGCTCGTACCGCTGCTGCGCGCCGAGCCGGTCGAGGGGCTGCGGCTGCACGCCGAGCTGTACCGCGACGGGTACGGCGTGGTGGCCGTCGGCCCGCGCACCGCGTACACCTCCTACATCCCGCACGGCTTCGTCGCGGACTGGGGCGCCGACACCGGGCACACCGGTCCGGCCGCCGCGTACGGCACGCAGTTGCGCGGCGGGCCCGACGGCGGCGGCGCACCGGGCCGGGGCGAGCGCGAGGGCGGCAAGGGCCGCGGCGAGCCGCCGGTCTCCTGCGTGCCGCTCACCCTGCACCGGCGGACGGCCCGCCGCGAGGCGAAGCACCGGCTGCGGTTCCTGCCGCTGCACCTGGCGCTGGAGGGCTATCTGAGCCTGCACTTCGGCGGTCCGTCCATCGCCTGGGCGGAGTGGTCCCGGCAGGCGCTGCGGCGCGGGCTGTCGCCGCGGGCGGAGGAGGCGTACCGCGGCGCCGAGGTGAGCGGACTCGAGGACGCGCTGCGGATCTTCGAGGTGCACCCCGGGCAGTGCGGGACGGCGGTCTACGTCGCGGACGCGCCGGCCGCCGTGTTCGCGGTGCCCCACCCGGAGGACTACCGGGCCCTGCACGACACCCTCCTGCTCGACCTGTACGGCGAACTCGTCCACCAGTACGCCCTGTTCGGCTCGCCGGTGCCCGAGTTCACGCCCGCGCTCGGCGAGCCCGGGTCTCTGCCGGAACTGCGCGCCGCCGTCGCCCGCGAGGAGCGCGGCTGGCGGGAGTTCCACGACGGCACCATGGCCGCGGGGCTGCTGGACGCGGAGTACACCGCCCAACGGGTCTACCGGGCGGGCCCGTTCACGCTCCAACGGTTCCTGCCGGCCTTCCTGCCGCGCCGGGAGAACCACATCGGCGAGGCGATCACGACGCGTGACGGGCGCGTCGCCTACCTCAAGACGTTCCGGCTGTCCGAGGCCCAGGTGCGGCGCGGCCACCTGCTCAGCCGGCTGGCCGCCAGCGACTGGCAATTCGGCGCCACCGCCACCGAACTCGGCCTCACCGTAGCCGAGTTGGCGCAGCGCCTGCGCACCGCCGGATTCGGCCACCTGCTGCGCCAGGACATCGCCGACGCCTTCCGCGCCCGCGCCGCCCGCGGCTGACCGAGCAACGCGGGCCGGACGGCGCCGGCGTGACGCGTACGCGGCGCCCCCGCACGCGCTTCCCCCCGCGCCCTGCGCCCCACACCCGTCGGGACCTCACCCCCACCACCGCACTGAATCGTTCAATTCCTCACCCTTCTTCCCACCGCCACCACACCCCGCCCCGGTCCAGCAGCGGGCGGCCCGGACCGGGGCGGCGTACACCACTCGACACGCCTCCAACTGCACCGACCCGATCGACCGATCCGCGCACGAGCATTGACGCCCACCCGGCGGCTGCCCTAGCGTCCCTGACGATTCGTTTGAATCATTTCATTCCGTCCTCCGGGAAGGGCGGCCCGGCGGAGGACATCCGGGGCCGCAGGTGAGCGGGGCCGGTGTGTCGGACGCATGCTCCACGGAGGGAATCCGATGAACGACGACGGCTGTCCGACGTCCGGCGGCAGTGCCCGTCCACCCGTCTCCCGGCGCCGTGTGCTGCAGGTCGCGGCGGCCGCCGCGGCCGCCGGCACCGTGGGGAGCTTCTGGCAGCCCGCCTACGCGAGCGCACCCGGCACCGCGCCCGGCGCCGCCCACGGAGCGTTCTCCACGGGGCGGTTCGCCGATCCGCCGGC comes from Streptomyces sp. NBC_00448 and encodes:
- a CDS encoding helix-turn-helix domain-containing protein, whose translation is MTKPSTPAPLFANSEATARALYAHQLAVLRAKAGLTLTELSDQCHYEQSYLHRLETGGRLGTLDVALALDRFYHTGDLLVRLWHLAKREAKQVAAGGIASLEATATTIQEYALTAIPDLLLAPAYAKEQLAATGPHHLRALNARLEELRLRQARLTATASPPVHYRAILDEIVLQHAVHHPTTWADQLDHLITAAQHPAVALHILPLGGGPRVLHGPLQLLSFRVGRPLAHAHSTLTGHLTDDPDDVEQLRQSYDNLRDTALTPTQTLTHLHALRTTNATASTSTAPPP
- a CDS encoding GNAT family N-acetyltransferase, translating into MADSEYRVEVDGARVLTPRLILRPWQDDDAAGALAVYGADEVTRWLAPAMTRTPDTEAMRDLLGCWRANCEEMEPPAGRWAVTRRDTGELVGGAALLPLPPYGVDLEVGWQLAPTAWGQGYASEAGHAVAHYAFEAGADEIFAVVRPRNERGAATARRVGMEWVGETEKYYDLRLQVYRLRKAEFPPAPAPLIAE
- a CDS encoding DUF6907 domain-containing protein, with product MNAVPSSSALPDPATPQKSTPTRRWAITTTTGETAIGHLPAWASTDPSEHDVPPNQLAARLADINHHVRFPGEILRVYSPANPERHPTPVEVLHTSIDCNPYAPDPEPCIPIANLHLAGEYWLTDLGPEELGHLADGLRALADRLDHQVRPTLIAARSDWTGYQSRSTGTHR
- a CDS encoding phosphocholine-specific phospholipase C, with protein sequence MTELNRRRFLQIAGATAGFSALSGSITRAAAIPAGRRTGTLEDVEHIVVLMQENRSFDHYFGSLRGVRGFGDPRPVTLPSGKSVWHQPDGTGAGAGEVLPYHPDAGDLGMKFIEGLNHEWTGSHAAVNGGRYDQWIAAKSAATMAHLTREDIPFHYALADAFTVCDAYHCSLIGGTDPNRYYLWSGWTGNDGKGGGPVVDNSELGYGWTTYPERLEQAGVSWKIYQDVGDGLDAAGGWGWIEDAYRGNYGDNSLLYFDQYRDAKPGDPLYDKARTGTNAKAGDGFFDVLRADVKAGRLPQVSWIAAPEAFSEHPNWPANYGAWYISQVLDALTSDPEVWSRTALLITYDENDGYFDHVVPPYAAAPGQGASTVDTSLELFPGDATYAPGPYGLGQRVPMIVVSPWSTGGYVCSETFDHTSVLRFIERRFGVREPQISPWRRAVCGDLTSAFDFSLTHDRPAHLPGTDGYQPPDSDRHDSYVPVPPAHQALPRQEKGSRPTRPLPYAPRTDAAVTASDARITLTFGGGTGAGACFHVTSGNRTDGPWTYTTGAGHTVSGHWDTGTSGGEYDLTVHGPAGFLRAFGGSAHRTGAEVTARHDALTGQVELTLTNSGHTDLRFTVRNAYDGKQRMLVVRAGRRESHRLDLARSGRWYDVTVLSDHDPAFTRRFAGHVENGRPGVSDPAIATV
- a CDS encoding purple acid phosphatase family protein codes for the protein MVAQLDPLDPSEPSSSESSSESSSGPRIGRRTAVGLLGTAGAAAVAAPLLTATPAAASAPGSAPAGAPAGAPAFHPSPDAGGAPPVQGLHLTFGKDPSTQMVVSWLTDAPVKRPRVMYGTLDHGLGSGADAVTRVYADGKSGRKVYVHHAALNRLSPGKQYFYVVSHDGATPDSGTFATAPRGRQPLTFTSFGDQSAPQVTWAADGTVALDANSTPATKDIVTGIEQVAPLFHLLNGDLCYANLDLDRVRTWNNFFTNNTRSARFRPWMPAAGNHEIESGNGPIGLGAYQTYFALPSTETDAELAGLWYAFTAGSVRVIVLQNDDNCLQDGGDLYINGYSGGRQLAFLERELKAARADREIDWVVVAMHQVMISSSDANGADLGLRAKYGPLFDRYQVDLVVCGHEHNYERSLAVRGVVSGSETLTPNPASTRTDDIDTGLGTVHMVLGGGGVSGTTNQSFFKDGTAKVLTAVADSRPEGGKRAPTYVKEEAVWTGVRDIEHPYGFAAFTVDPGRFPGDTTRLHVTYYNVDKPAGELSVFEKFTLHRKRSDARR
- a CDS encoding DUF397 domain-containing protein; the protein is MNKQVDLTNATWAKSDMSNAGNNCLEVAFVDGVVALRDSVDVGDPDAKVLIVSRRDYELFTASVQAGQKDLLA
- a CDS encoding helix-turn-helix domain-containing protein, coding for MPATLAALPCNRHKRGRPMAEARPNVHRRRLGSALRSLRTAAGLGMEEAADRLGLAGKPALSKIENGKQRVSGLGLTAFFEIYGVDSEETRTKIKVMASLAASGKRTNLLDEYKEAIQTDEFEDFLHLEGMASKAESYLTMVPGLLQTRDYAASVVEQSQQWPSKREIARFVDLRMARQAVLARETPLSVSCVLDEAALRRVIGDPDVMRAQLQRLLDVTEEHAHVVIQVLPFGSGAHAGMNGPFQLLHFPVGPPVAVIETMTTSVYLEEDGDVGRYESALEYLRSRSLDGPASRRFIHELIKDYYA
- a CDS encoding ATP-binding protein, which codes for MAPSFRRSRLDLACEPSAVGRARSHVGDTLTRWRLPKDVVFDAATVVTELTSNAVRHAGSCADPFDAGQVRPSTVRRCALTLWLTNTRLYLGVWDQSLARPVLQPISLEAEGGRGLQVVAGLSEGQWGTALTRPEGKFVWAALPLPTGYRRPTARDSSPSRASSWR